The stretch of DNA ACCCTGCTGTGGCTGCATGTGCTTTCGGCCAAAGGTGTGAAGATCTCTTGGGGGACATATTTTAGAACAGGCATCATCCTAACCATCCCTACCTTGTTTATCACCCTTTTGGGCCTCTATTTAAGGTTAACCCTATTTTAAATTTAAAGGAGATTATTGCGGATGGACAAGAAAACCATTTACTTTTTGTGTACAGGAAATTCCTGTCGGAGCCAGATGGCGGAAGGCTGGGCAAAGAAATACCTGAGTGATGGCTGGAATATTTACAGCGCCGGTATTGAGGCCCATGGTCTAAATCCGAAAGCTGTACAAGCCATGAGTGAAGTGGGCATTGATATTTCGGGACAAACCTCCGATATTATTGATCCGGAGCTGCTGAATAACGCTGATCTGGTTGTCACGTTATGCGGAGATGCCGCAGATAAATGCCCGATTACCCCTCCGAAAGTGAAACGTGAACATTGGGGATTCGACGATCCAGCCAAGGCGCAAGGAACGGAAGAAGAGAAATGGGCGGTATTCCAGCGGGTCCGTGACCAGGTCGGAGCACGCATTAAACAATTTGCTGAAACCGGCGAATAATGAATCGTCCGGCCGGGAGAGATCCCGGCTTCTTTTTCAAAGAAGGGAGAATTGGGTTTATGAAGTCTATAGAGATTTATGATCCGGCTATGTGCTGCTCCACAGGAGTATGCGGCCCTGTTGTTGACCCGGAATTAATCCGCATCTCAGCGGTGGTTCATCATTTGAAGAAGAAAGAATTCAACGTGTCCAGATATAATTTGACCAGTGAGCCGGATGCCTTTGTAGTCAATCATGTGATAAAACAGTTGCTTACTGACGAAGGACCGGATGTATTGCCCGTCATTCTATTAGATGGACAATTGGTTAAGAAACAAAGCTATCCTTCGAATGAAGAACTGGAAGAATGGACAGGAATCCCGGCATCCGAGCTTACCCAGAAACCTAAGGTGCGTATAGAGCTGAAATTGAAATCAAAATAAGGGAAGGAAGGATCGACATGTCCACCCGGTTTGATCCATTAGCCATCCTGCGCACTCCATATTTGTTCTTTACAGGCAAAGGAGGGGTAGGCAAAACTTCAACGGCCTGTGCAGCGGCGGTAGCGCTGGCCGACTCGGGTAAACGGGTTCTGCTTGTTAGCACCGATCCCGCCTCCAACCTGCAGGATGTCTTTGGCATGGAGCTCTCCAATCATCCGGCTGCGATTGAGAGTGTTCCTAATCTTTTTGCCGCGAATTTAGATCCGGAGATGGCAGTGGAAGAGTATAAAGCGAAAGTGGTCGCTCCCTACCGGGGGATCTTGCCCGATTCGGTGATCTCCACGATGGAAGAACAGTTGTCAGGGGCATGTACCGTAGAAATCGCTGCTTTCGATGAGTTTACGACCCTCCTGACCGGTGAACAATTGAGATCTCAATTTGATCATATCCTGTTTGATACCGCGCCCACAGGCCACACGCTGCGCCTCCTTCAGCTGCCGGCCGCATGGAACGGATTTCTGGAAGAAAGCACTCACGGGGCTTCCTGTTTAGGTCCCCTGGCCGGGCTGGAGCGCAAGAAGGATGTCTACGAGCAGGCTGTACGGACGTTATCAGATCACCTTGAAACGACTTTGGTGCTAGTAACACGCCCTGATCGGACTCCTCTGCTGGAAGCGGCAAGGGCTGCTCAGGAACTCCGGGAGATCGGCGTCACCCATCAAATAATGATCGTTAACGGCCTGCTTCAAAAGCCGGAGTCAGAGGACCCGATTTCGTCGGGGCTGTATGAGCGGCAGCAGACCGCTTTACGCGAGATGCCTGAAGCACTCACAAATCTGTCTGTATTCCATATTCCGCTGGTCGCGTTCAATATCCTGGGAGTCGCTAGTATGCGGCAACTCTTTAAACCGACTGAGCCTGTTTCTCTTGAAGCTGCGCTCAAGGAAGCGCCGCCCCGTTTGCCGTCTCTCTCTGCCCTGATCGACGATGTCGAGCAAGCCGGCATCCGTATATTGTTCACGATGGGCAAAGGCGGGGTGGGTAAAACAACCGTCGCTTCCGCTCTGGCCGTCGGTTTGGCGGAACGTGGTCATAACGTGCACCTCAGCACAACGGACCCCGCAGCCCACATCGAGACCCTATTTGGCACGGATGCCGGATTGATATCTCTAAGCAGAATTGATCCTAAGGCTGAAGTTGATCAATATCGGCAAGAGGTGATCAACCAGAATGCCGAACTCCTCGATGAAGAAGGCCTTGCTGTTCTTGAGGAGGACTTACGGTCACCCTGTACGGAAGAAATTGCTGTATTCCGGGCTTTTGCTGAGCTCGTTGAACGATCACAAGACCAGATCGTTGTCATTGATACCGCACCTACCGGCCATACACTCCTCTTGCTGGATGCCAGCGAGGAATATCATAAAGAAGTCGCCCGTTCTACAGGTTTGGTCCCGGATTCAGTTCGAAAGCTTCTCCCAAGGCTCCGTAATGCTAAGGAAACGGCAGTAGTTATCGTAACTTTAGCAGAAGCAACTCCTTTTTATGAAGCGTCCCGGCTGGAGGAAGACTTGAAGCGCGCCGAAATCTCCGTAAGATGGTGGACTATCAACCAGAGTTTGGCTGCTTCCGGAACAGAGGAACCGGTATTGAAAGGCAGAGCCGTGGCAGAGGTTCCATGGATTCGGGAAATCAACAAAAGGGCCGGCGGTCAGACGGTAATCATTCCTTGGAGGCCGAAAGAGATCCGCGGAGTAGAGCAGTTGACGGAACTTGCACACCTTCATTAAAGGTTAAGGTGAGAAAAAAGGTTATGCAATTTTATTTAACAGATTAACAAAAGGGAGATTCCTATGACTAAATCTTATCAAGCTTTGGTAGCAGA from Paenibacillus sophorae encodes:
- the arsA gene encoding arsenical pump-driving ATPase: MSTRFDPLAILRTPYLFFTGKGGVGKTSTACAAAVALADSGKRVLLVSTDPASNLQDVFGMELSNHPAAIESVPNLFAANLDPEMAVEEYKAKVVAPYRGILPDSVISTMEEQLSGACTVEIAAFDEFTTLLTGEQLRSQFDHILFDTAPTGHTLRLLQLPAAWNGFLEESTHGASCLGPLAGLERKKDVYEQAVRTLSDHLETTLVLVTRPDRTPLLEAARAAQELREIGVTHQIMIVNGLLQKPESEDPISSGLYERQQTALREMPEALTNLSVFHIPLVAFNILGVASMRQLFKPTEPVSLEAALKEAPPRLPSLSALIDDVEQAGIRILFTMGKGGVGKTTVASALAVGLAERGHNVHLSTTDPAAHIETLFGTDAGLISLSRIDPKAEVDQYRQEVINQNAELLDEEGLAVLEEDLRSPCTEEIAVFRAFAELVERSQDQIVVIDTAPTGHTLLLLDASEEYHKEVARSTGLVPDSVRKLLPRLRNAKETAVVIVTLAEATPFYEASRLEEDLKRAEISVRWWTINQSLAASGTEEPVLKGRAVAEVPWIREINKRAGGQTVIIPWRPKEIRGVEQLTELAHLH
- the arsC gene encoding arsenate reductase (thioredoxin), with amino-acid sequence MDKKTIYFLCTGNSCRSQMAEGWAKKYLSDGWNIYSAGIEAHGLNPKAVQAMSEVGIDISGQTSDIIDPELLNNADLVVTLCGDAADKCPITPPKVKREHWGFDDPAKAQGTEEEKWAVFQRVRDQVGARIKQFAETGE
- the arsD gene encoding arsenite efflux transporter metallochaperone ArsD, which produces MKSIEIYDPAMCCSTGVCGPVVDPELIRISAVVHHLKKKEFNVSRYNLTSEPDAFVVNHVIKQLLTDEGPDVLPVILLDGQLVKKQSYPSNEELEEWTGIPASELTQKPKVRIELKLKSK